The genomic window AAAAGCTCTGCTTAGAAGTGAATGGATTAAGTTTCGTTCTTACTATCTCGCTCTTGGTGCAGCCTTGGTGGTTCTGGTAGTCGTTCCTTTTTTCCTGATGAATCTTGACTATAGTCAGACAGCAGTTGGCCAGACGAAGGCTCTGAGCGAGGTTTTGCATGCCCTCTATCTGGCGCAGCCTGTCATCGTCATCTTCACTTCTCTCTATTTTGCCCAAGAGTTTGTCAAGTCTGGGATGCGAACGAATTTTCTAACCGTATCAAATAGAAAGGCTTGGTTGGCTGGGAAATTCCTTTTTCTGGACTTGCTGCTCTTGGTTCTCTACAGTGTCATGATAGGCAGCTGTTTCCTTGTTATGCTGGCTCGTTTTGACCTAAGCTTTAGCTGGTCCTTACTAGAGAAATTCCTCTATTACAGCTTTTTGGGTCTTCTCAGCAATCTTTTTCTGGCTTTTTTAACTGCTGGCCTCGCTTTGCTATTTCAATCTTGGGT from Streptococcus oralis includes these protein-coding regions:
- a CDS encoding lantibiotic ABC transporter permease → MIKALLRSEWIKFRSYYLALGAALVVLVVVPFFLMNLDYSQTAVGQTKALSEVLHALYLAQPVIVIFTSLYFAQEFVKSGMRTNFLTVSNRKAWLAGKFLFLDLLLLVLYSVMIGSCFLVMLARFDLSFSWSLLEKFLYYSFLGLLSNLFLAFLTAGLALLFQSWVVPVSVLFPLLIGLSRLLATFIKEAKYLPDLATLNLFEYEGIQHSIDLSGLGIQLLWLALVWSSAIFLTLKRDVR